Proteins from a genomic interval of Nasonia vitripennis strain AsymCx chromosome 3, Nvit_psr_1.1, whole genome shotgun sequence:
- the LOC116416971 gene encoding uncharacterized protein LOC116416971, with protein MHGPICSMHQRRTSCLLPAVPELTSENCLSLNVYTTKLPDSKNKVKRPVIVLFHPGGFYGFSAQSYLFGPQYYLDQDIVLVTVNYRLATFGFMSTGDARAPGNRVPVYNYQSTYQGRYSFAVWSNTQKPYGVVHHDDLLYLFYMSFGFPFFNATDPESAVVEKMTTMWANFAKTGEPIPKYNKLFKGVTWPSLQPQNQQLFRNWRFVCCQKQHVSRES; from the exons ATGCATGGACCGATTTGTTCGATGCATCAAAGGAGGACTTCTTGTCTACTACCAGCTGTACCTGAGCTTACCAGCGAAAATTGCTTAAGCCTTAATGTTTATACTACGAAA CTGCCAGATTccaaaaataaagtaaaacgTCCAGTTATTGTGCTCTTCCACCCTGGTGGATTCTATGGTTTCTCAGCCCAAAGTTACCTTTTTGGACCTCAGTATTACCTCGATCAGGACATTGTCTTGGTGACAGTTAATTATAGGCTTGCTACATTTG GCTTCATGAGTACCGGTGATGCCCGAGCACCGGGAAATCGTGTCCCCGTCTACAATTATCAGTCTACTTATCAAGGACGCTACAGCTTTGCTGTCTGGAGTAACACTCAGAAACCGTACG GCGTGGTTCATCATGACGACTTGCTGTATCTCTTCTACATGTCGTTTGGATTTCCTTTCTTTAATGCGACTGATCCTGAGAGTGCTGTAGTTGAGAAAATGACTACCATGTGGGCGAACTTTGCCAAAACCGGCGAACCGATTCCTAAGTATAACAAACTATTCAAGGGAGTCACCTGGCCTTCACTCCAGCCCCAGAACCAACAACTATTTAGAAATTGGAGATTCGTTTGCTGTCAAAAGCAACATGTTTCCCGAGAGAGTTGA
- the LOC103317939 gene encoding esterase E4 has translation MTLGVKCASLLLFLAVVAGNYATEPEVRTSLGRIKGSLMNTRLNKTIFTFRGVRYGKSPEGERRFKQAEPVDAWNDVFDASKEGPSCPLPAAPDFTSEDCLRLNVYTTKLPDSKNKVKRPVIVFFHPGAFYGFSAQSYVYGPQYYLDQDIVLVTVNYRLATFGFMSTGDARAPGNLGLKDQVVALRWVQKNIASFGGDPNSVTITGYSAGSWSVILHLMSPMSKGLFHRAIASSGAPTTPDPMPTKQPELITKQASFVGCPSDNIDVALECLKTVPHQKISDSMPKFSEWYGDPILIWSPVVEPEIPGVERFITAQPVDLIRKKNFQHIPLITGITKDEFAGAPLNALEQALKGNDSIYRNLTENWEYAAPISFQYERGTERSKHISRELKKFYFNDEPITAENGKNLGLIYADAIIGYPTQRFAKLMSENSRAPVYNYQFVYQGRYSFSVWRDTKKPYGVVHHDDLLYLFYMSFGFPFFNATDPESAVVEKMTTMWANFAKTGEPIPKYNKLFKGVTWPLLQPKTNNYLEIGDSFTVKSNMFPERYALWDRLFPLPPVASCPKH, from the exons ATGACGCTTGGTGTAAAGTGCGCGTCTTTGTTACTATTTCTGGCGGTAGTTGCCGGCAACTATGCCACGGAACCGGAGGTGCGAACCTCCTTGGGTCGTATCAAGGGCTCGTTGATGAACACAAGATTAAACAAGACCATTTTTACTTTCCGGGGTGTCAGGTACGGAAAGTCGCCTGAAGGCGAGAGACGTTTCAAG CAAGCTGAGCCAGTAGATGCATGGAACGATGTGTTCGATGCTTCAAAAGAGGGCCCCTCTTGCCCACTACCAGCTGCACCCGACTTTACAAGTGAAGACTGCCTGAGACTGAATGTTTATACTACCAAA CTGCCGGATTccaaaaataaagtaaaacgTCCAGTTATTGTGTTCTTCCACCCTGGTGCATTCTATGGCTTCTCAGCCCAAAGTTACGTTTACGGACCTCAGTATTACCTCGATCAGGACATTGTCTTGGTGACAGTTAATTATAGGCTTGCTACATTTG GCTTCATGAGTACCGGTGATGCCCGAGCACCGGGAAATCTCGGTTTGAAGGACCAGGTAGTAGCCCTACGTTGGGTCCAGAAGAACATTGCTTCTTTCGGCGGAGACCCGAACTCAGTGACCATAACCGGTTACAGTGCTGGCTCTTGGAGTGTCATCCTCCACCTCATGTCTCCAATGTCTAAAGGACTGTTTCATCGCGCCATTGCTTCGAGTGGAGCTCCAACTACTCCAGATCCTATGCCCACAAAGCAACCTGAGCTAATTACCAAGCAGGCTAGTTTCGTTGGCTGTCCTTCGGATAACATCGATGTGGCTCTAGAGTGTCTGAAGACGGTGCCTCACCAGAAAATCAGCGACTCAATGCCCAAATTCTCA GAATGGTATGGAGATCCCATCTTAATTTGGTCTCCGGTCGTAGAGCCCGAAATTCCTGGAGTCGAACGATTCATTACTGCTCAACCTGTCGATCttataagaaagaaaaactttcAACATATTCCCCTCATAACTGGTATTACAAAGGACGAGTTCGCTGGCGCACCACTCA ACGCTCTCGAGCAGGCATTAAAAGGCAACGACTCTATCTACAGAAATTTAACAGAAAATTGGGAATACGCTGCTCCTATTAGTTTTCAGTACGAACGCGGTACTGAGCGATCCAAGCACATCAGTCGCGAGCTCAAAAAATTCTACTTCAACGACGAGCCTATTACTGCTGAAAATGGCAAAAATCTTGGACTG ATCTATGCTGATGCGATCATCGGTTATCCTACCCAACGCTTCGCCAAACTGATGTCCGAGAACTCTCGTGCCCCCGTCTACAATTATCAATTCGTGTACCAAGGACGCTACAGCTTTTCCGTCTGGAGAGACACTAAAAAACCATACG GCGTAGTTCACCACGACGATTTGCTGTATCTCTTCTACATGTCGTTTGGATTTCCTTTCTTTAATGCGACTGATCCTGAGAGTGCTGTAGTTGAGAAAATGACTACCATGTGGGCGAACTTTGCCAAAACCGGCGAACCGATTCCTAAGTATAACAAACTATTCAAGGGAGTCACCTGGCCTTTGCTCCAGCCAAAAACCAACAACTACTTGGAAATTGGAGATTCGTTTACTGTCAAAAGCAACATGTTTCCCGAGAGATACGCTCTGTGGGATAGACTTTTTCCATTGCCACCGGTTGCCTCATGTCCCAAGCattag